The nucleotide window ACCGTGTTCATGGGCACCTTCACCTCACCGATGATGTCGTGCTTGGAGAAGCGATCGAAGTCATAGATGGCCATCACCAGCGTCTTCCCACCCAGTTCCTGGTAGGGGACCTGCACAAAGAGGGCCACCGGGCTGGCAACAGGCTCAGAGGAGCCCAAACCAGGACCACCCACTCCCAGCAGTGAGAGTCAAAGTACGGGACCAGGACACGGTCAGGGGGAAAGAtgggagtgggagagaagatCTTGTGTTGTGGGTAGGAAGGGGCTCACCTTGAAGGTGAAGGTCTCGTTGAAGGCAGGGTTGAGTGTCTTCTTCTGCACTTTGGTCTcgtactttttcttcttgtcagGGAGCAGGAACACCTTGACGTACGGGTCTGAGGTGCCACCCATGTCCAAAGCTGGCAGTTCGGCAGCTTGGAGGATCCCCACTGTCAgctggaggggggagaggggtgtCTTCAGCAAGACCACCCAGCTACGCGCTGCAGATGCCAAGGGCTTGTCTCCAGCCCAACGTGGGGCAGAACTCCCCATGGCACAGCACCCAGCTCCCCACTCCCTCCTGTGCCACCCAGGTCCAACAGGGAGGCGTCTCTCAAATACCCTCCCTGGGCAAACCCCACTCGCCCATCTCCTCAGCCGAGCCCTGGCCCCTCCATCACCTGGTTCGCCTGGAAATCGTAGTCCAGCGAGAACTGCAGCTTGCCAAGGTTCTCtggctccttctcctcctcctcaccttccccctcTGTCAGACCCATCTCTGCATCATCGTCGTCCTGTTGGTCCTGGAACAGCAGCCGAGGTGCCTGGCTCAGCGGCAGGGTCACAGCCCAGAatccctgtccccacactgCTGGGGGATCTCTGGCACCCCAACCCTCCCGGCTTCTCAGCCCCCAGGGTTCTGCTCACGAGGGGCAAGGAGACCCCCTGTGCTGGGGACATGAAGCACCGGTAGAGCTGCCCTGGGGTGGCACCAGCTCTGCCCACAACCATGCAGCTGCAGGGAAGCCCCTGGGCTGCTCAGGCTGGTCCAGCCGAGGCCACCTCAGGGTGCTGGGACACAGGGTCAGCTCCAGTGGGGGGAGGTTTGGTGCTTGTATGGGGGGATGCATGCAAGCAACCTACTGCAAATGGTGCTGGGATACTCTaccccccccagcccatgccTGGGGGAGCACTGTAGTCAGTGCTAAGGGCTTAGCAGGgccattttattaatttcttactAGAGATACAACCTGATTCTCCTATGCCTAAGGCAAAGCCACCCCTCTCCATGCCTCGCCAAGCCATGGTCCATGGGGTGGGAGCCCCAGCTCCTTATCACCTCTCTGACATTTCCCCAGGTCCCCTGTCCCACCCTGGAAGCAGCCAATGGAGAAGGAGGCTCACGGTGGCACCTACCGTGGAGAGTGTCCCAGGACGGAGCGGGAACACGCAgagagggcagcagggagcgAGGGCAGTGAGAGCAGCGGCAGGGAAGAGAGCTACGTTACAGAGAGCATCGACAAGGGACCCACGGCGAAGTGGGGAATCAGGGTTTGTACGGCCCCGTCAAGCTCCAGGGATGGCAGCCCTCGCCCTCCTTCAGGGAATTCCACCCCACATCTCCCACCACCGTGGGGGCAGGCAGATGGGCAGCTATGATGGAGCATCTCCACTCAGCGCTCAtctctccagccctgcctgcccgtggTGCCCACATGGCTCTGATGAGCAGGACCAGACGCCCAGAGTCGCCCACCCACTCCAAAAGGCCCTGGGTCAGGGCCATTGAAATGGCCGGGATGGCCCCAAAGCCTCCTTCCTGCTGCCCCCCCAGGATGGAGAtacagccccagctctgctctgtgcacCAGCACCTGCCTCCTGAGCACTGGCTTTTTTGGGGCCCTAAACTGGCGGGTGTATTGGCCTCGTGGTCCTCCCGTCTCAGCTAAAGGTACAGCTCAATGAAGTGAGGGCAACTcagaggaaggcagggagaCATAAGGGATTAAATTAACATTTGCTGGTTCAGGTGAAGCATTGGCAGATCCAGGCCAGCTTGAGCCTGGTCCCATCCAGGCCTGGGGCACTGGAGGGGGATGGTGCTGCTGTCTCAGCTGCAGGCTCATGTCTGCACTCTCCCATCCCAGGATCCTGGTGGCTCCATCCCCCTCTGCCACCTGAGCTACGAGTGTCCCGACACAGTTCATAACCCAACCGGAGGGATCATCCTACAACACCAAGCGCAGGACAAGGCCAAGCGGTCCAGAAGGACGTCACCTGGTTGCCCGACTTCATGTCCTTCATGTTCATGGCGTTCTTCATGCCTTTGCCCTTCTCCTTCttgttcttcttcttcttgcaGCAGCACTTCTTGcagatgcagaagcagcaggtgaGGATGAGGAGTCCAGCTACCACCGCGATGGCAATGAGGGCCCAGGGCGGCACTGCAGGCAAAAGCCGGCATCATCgtcagccccacagctccctcccagccccagccaccccactgcctcgTCCCACATGCTGCACTGGGACCGGAGCGGTGGTGGGGTGATGAGGAGTATGATACCTGGAAAAGGAGGCGGCTACTCACAGGGAATCTTGTTGAGCTCATTCATGAACTTGTCCTTCAGCTGGGTGAACATGTCCTCCTTGCTCTCGCCTGGCCCCACAGCCTCGGTGGAGTTCTCCATCGTGGTCATGGGTATCGTGGTGGCCGTGGCCTCCGGGGCCATCATGGATGCTTGCTTGAACGTCATGGTGGGTCAGGGGCTCCCTGAAACACGACGGTGCCTCAGTGGTCACCcaggtccctgctgcccccacccctccccatgCCCAGGCTGCATCCCTGAGCAGCGTCTGCACCAAGGACATCTGCATTGACAGCGGGGCTACAACAGGGCGCTTGATCTTCTGCTGGAGGGGCGTAGAGCCCAATGGCTATGAAGGACAGGAGGGTCCAGACACCTGGATTCCCTCACAGGCAATGGGAAGCCCAGTCGACCCCCACGTTTCCCAACCCTTGACATCTCCAAAGCCACTGGGAGCATCACCCAGATTCACATCAATGCTGGTGCCAGCTCAGAGCCTCCTGGGGACACAGAGGCCACTCCTAGGGGGAGGTCGCCTGGCGAGGCCCCATGGGATGAGGGAAGGGGTGTTTGCATCCCCAGGAGAGATCAGCAAGGTTAGTTTGGACAAAGCcatcccccccgcctcccccttTTCTCAAGCAGGGCCCCATCAGGCACCTGCAGACCCAACACCTGACAGCAGCCAGACCTCGCTTTATGCAGGGACCCAGCGCTGGTGTGGGACCCTCAGGActtgctcccagccctgggagagCTTCCAAGGATGGGaatgggagaggagcagcacaCTGCTCTTCCGCCAGCCCCAGGGCACATTTTCAGGATGGATGAAAGCAGGGAAGAGCCAGCTCTACACAGCCATGGAGGGCTCAGCGTGCACGTCAAAGGGTCAGCCCTTTCACCATGTCACAGGTACCATGTCCTGGGTGGCTCAAGGCTCCTGTCCGAccctgcagagcccagctcctccagccagctctgctccttgaTGGGGCACAGGGAAGGTGCTCGGTTCACTGCCAGGGATGCAGCACAGCCCGCTGTGCTCAGCACCCAccaaggatggggacacccACACCACAGTCTTGCAAATGTGGCATTCATTCCTGCAAGCAAAGCTGGCACAAAGTGCCTCCACAACCCAGCTCTGGACCCAAAGCGCCTCCACAACCCAGCTCTGGACCCAAAGAGCCTCCATAACCCAGCTCTGGACCCAAAGCGCCTCCACAACCCAGCTCTGGACCCAAAGAGCCTCCACAACCCAGCTCTGGACCCAAAGAGCCTCCATAACCCAGCTCTGGACCCAAAGTGCCTCCACAACCCAGCTCTGGACCCAAAGTGCCTCCACAACCCAGCTCCATCTCCAAGGAGCCTCCATGACCCAGCTCTGGACCCAAGGAAGTGCCTCTCGAACTCAGCAGAAGGCAAgcctgcaaagggaaaaaaatcagagcaggcAAGAAGCCAAGGGAATTGATGGTGCTGGGAGAGGTAAGGAGAATAAAAGGCTATGCAGAGGGGGAAGCAGAGATGAGCAGGAGTGCAGATAACTGAGGAAGGAGTTTTTGGGGGCACATGAGCTCTGGCATGGGGGGA belongs to Pelecanus crispus isolate bPelCri1 chromosome 17, bPelCri1.pri, whole genome shotgun sequence and includes:
- the SYT2 gene encoding synaptotagmin-2 isoform X1, whose amino-acid sequence is MTFKQASMMAPEATATTIPMTTMENSTEAVGPGESKEDMFTQLKDKFMNELNKIPLPPWALIAIAVVAGLLILTCCFCICKKCCCKKKKNKKEKGKGMKNAMNMKDMKSGNQDQQDDDDAEMGLTEGEGEEEEKEPENLGKLQFSLDYDFQANQLTVGILQAAELPALDMGGTSDPYVKVFLLPDKKKKYETKVQKKTLNPAFNETFTFKVPYQELGGKTLVMAIYDFDRFSKHDIIGEVKVPMNTVDLGQPIEEWRDLQSGEKEEPEKLGDICISLRYVPTAGKLTVCILEAKNLKKMDVGGLSDPYVKIHLLQNGKRLKKKKTTVKKKTLNPYFNESFSFEIPFEQIQKVQVVITVLDYDKLGKNEAIGKIFTGCNATGTELRHWSDMLANPRRPIAQWHSLKPEEEVDAALGKNK
- the SYT2 gene encoding synaptotagmin-2 isoform X2 — its product is MTFKQASMMAPEATATTIPMTTMENSTEAVGPGESKEDMFTQLKDKFMNELNKIPLPPWALIAIAVVAGLLILTCCFCICKKCCCKKKKNKKEKGKGMKNAMNMKDMKSGNQDDDDAEMGLTEGEGEEEEKEPENLGKLQFSLDYDFQANQLTVGILQAAELPALDMGGTSDPYVKVFLLPDKKKKYETKVQKKTLNPAFNETFTFKVPYQELGGKTLVMAIYDFDRFSKHDIIGEVKVPMNTVDLGQPIEEWRDLQSGEKEEPEKLGDICISLRYVPTAGKLTVCILEAKNLKKMDVGGLSDPYVKIHLLQNGKRLKKKKTTVKKKTLNPYFNESFSFEIPFEQIQKVQVVITVLDYDKLGKNEAIGKIFTGCNATGTELRHWSDMLANPRRPIAQWHSLKPEEEVDAALGKNK